A genomic stretch from Erwinia sp. E_sp_B01_1 includes:
- the ppsA gene encoding phosphoenolpyruvate synthase, giving the protein MSNKGELPLVLWYNQLGMNDVDRVGGKNASLGEMITNLSSLGVSVPNGFATTSDAFNQFLDQSGVNQRIYDLLDKTDIDDVDELAKAGKQIRQWIVDTPFTPELEQAIHQAYEQLSSDDAEASFAVRSSATAEDMPDASFAGQQETFLNVQGYDAVLIAVKHVYASLFNDRAISYRVHQGYDHRGVALSAGVQRMVRSDLGSAGVMFTIDTESGFDQVVFITAALGLGEMVVQGAVNPDEFYVHKPTLAAGRPAIVRRNMGSKKIRMVYADSQEHGEQVRIEDVPEEERDRYCLTNEEVEALATQAVQIEKHYQRPMDIEWAKDGHTGKLFIVQARPETVRSNGQVMERYTLQGKGKVVVEGRAIGHRIGAGEVKVIHDISEMNRIEKGDVLVTDMTDPDWEPIMKKASAIVTNRGGRTCHAAIIARELGIPAVVGCGNATDLLKEGHQVTVSCSEGDTGYVYDELLDFEVKSSQVDELPSLPLKIMMNVGNPDRAFDFACLPNEGVGLARLEFIINRMIGVHPKALLEFDKQTPELQKQIRSLMKGFDDPVEFYIARLTEGIATLGAAFSPKRVIVRLSDFKTNEYANLVGGERYEPEEENPMLGFRGAGRYVSDSFRDCFALECAAVKRVRNDMGLTNVEIMVPFVRTVAQAKAVVEELERQGLKRGENGLKLIMMCEIPSNALLAEQFLQYFDGFSIGSNDMTQLALGLDRDSGVVSELFDERNDAVKALLSMAIRAAKKEGKYVGICGQGPSDHEDFAAWLMDEGIDSLSLNPDTVVQTWLSLAEIPAK; this is encoded by the coding sequence ATGTCCAATAAAGGCGAACTGCCGCTTGTGCTCTGGTATAACCAGCTTGGCATGAACGATGTTGATCGGGTGGGAGGCAAAAATGCCTCTCTGGGTGAAATGATTACTAATTTGTCCTCGCTGGGCGTTTCTGTCCCTAATGGCTTTGCGACGACCTCAGATGCGTTCAATCAGTTCCTCGATCAAAGCGGCGTCAATCAGCGTATCTACGATTTGCTGGATAAGACCGATATTGATGATGTTGATGAACTGGCTAAAGCGGGCAAGCAAATCCGTCAGTGGATTGTGGACACCCCTTTTACGCCCGAACTGGAACAGGCTATTCATCAGGCCTATGAGCAACTCTCGTCTGACGATGCTGAAGCCTCATTTGCGGTTCGCTCCTCTGCCACCGCTGAAGATATGCCGGATGCCTCTTTTGCCGGCCAGCAGGAAACCTTCCTGAACGTCCAGGGTTATGACGCAGTGTTGATCGCGGTGAAGCATGTTTACGCCTCATTGTTTAACGATCGCGCCATCTCTTACCGCGTGCATCAGGGCTACGATCATCGTGGGGTGGCACTCTCCGCCGGGGTCCAGCGCATGGTGCGTTCGGATCTGGGTTCTGCAGGCGTCATGTTCACCATTGATACGGAATCGGGCTTTGACCAGGTGGTCTTTATCACCGCGGCGTTAGGTCTGGGTGAAATGGTGGTGCAGGGTGCCGTAAACCCTGACGAGTTCTATGTCCATAAACCCACTCTTGCGGCCGGTCGGCCTGCCATTGTGCGCCGCAATATGGGATCGAAAAAAATCCGTATGGTCTATGCCGACTCTCAGGAGCACGGTGAACAGGTCCGTATTGAGGACGTTCCGGAAGAGGAGCGGGATCGTTACTGTCTGACTAACGAAGAAGTTGAAGCTCTGGCTACTCAGGCAGTACAGATTGAGAAACATTACCAGCGTCCTATGGACATTGAGTGGGCGAAAGATGGCCATACCGGCAAACTCTTTATCGTGCAGGCCCGTCCTGAAACCGTCCGTTCAAATGGTCAGGTAATGGAACGCTATACCCTGCAGGGCAAGGGGAAAGTGGTGGTGGAAGGCCGTGCTATCGGTCACCGAATCGGCGCGGGTGAAGTAAAAGTTATCCACGACATCAGTGAAATGAATCGCATAGAAAAAGGTGACGTGCTGGTCACCGACATGACCGACCCGGACTGGGAACCGATCATGAAAAAGGCCTCAGCCATTGTGACCAATCGCGGGGGACGAACCTGCCATGCGGCGATTATCGCCCGTGAACTGGGTATTCCTGCGGTGGTAGGGTGCGGTAATGCTACGGATCTGCTTAAAGAGGGTCACCAGGTAACGGTTTCCTGTTCTGAAGGCGATACCGGCTACGTTTATGATGAACTGCTGGATTTCGAAGTGAAAAGTTCTCAGGTGGATGAATTGCCGTCGCTGCCACTGAAGATCATGATGAACGTTGGTAATCCGGATCGTGCCTTTGATTTCGCCTGTCTGCCCAATGAAGGGGTAGGCCTGGCGCGTCTGGAATTTATTATTAACCGCATGATTGGCGTACACCCGAAAGCGCTGCTGGAGTTCGATAAGCAGACACCTGAGCTGCAAAAGCAGATCCGCAGCCTGATGAAAGGTTTTGACGATCCGGTCGAGTTTTATATCGCCCGTCTTACCGAAGGTATTGCCACCCTGGGGGCCGCATTCTCGCCGAAGCGCGTCATTGTTCGTTTATCTGATTTTAAAACTAACGAATACGCCAATCTGGTGGGCGGCGAGCGTTACGAACCGGAAGAAGAGAACCCGATGCTGGGCTTCCGGGGTGCAGGACGCTATGTTTCTGACAGCTTCCGTGACTGCTTCGCACTGGAGTGTGCTGCCGTCAAGCGCGTGCGTAACGATATGGGGCTGACCAACGTTGAGATTATGGTGCCGTTTGTCCGCACCGTGGCTCAGGCTAAAGCCGTGGTTGAAGAACTTGAGCGCCAGGGACTGAAGCGCGGCGAGAACGGCCTTAAGCTGATTATGATGTGCGAAATTCCGTCTAATGCCCTGCTGGCTGAGCAGTTCCTGCAGTATTTTGACGGCTTCTCTATCGGCTCGAATGATATGACTCAGCTCGCGCTGGGGCTGGACAGGGATTCTGGCGTAGTGTCTGAACTGTTTGACGAACGTAATGATGCTGTGAAAGCACTGCTCTCTATGGCGATACGTGCGGCAAAAAAAGAAGGAAAATACGTGGGGATCTGTGGTCAGGGTCCTTCGGATCATGAAGACTTCGCTGCCTGGCTAATGGATGAGGGTATCGACAGTTTGTCTCTTAACCCGGATACGGTCGTTCAGACCTGGTTAAGCCTGGCAGAAATACCGGCTAAATAG
- the ydiK gene encoding AI-2E family transporter YdiK, with protein MKNMQKGWDLPQIIFSLLFITLLIVACIWVVQPFVLGFAWASMVVIATWPLMIKIQGLLWGRRSLAVIAMTLILLLLFIFPVALLVNSLIENSGPVVAWASARHLDLPDMHWLKSIPLAGKKIYSAWFNLVQGGGSAMMAKVQPYIGRTSGFLFAQAGHFGRFMMHLGLMLLFSVLLYWRGEQVGHGIRHFAFRLASRRGDAAVLLAGQAIRAVALGVVVTALVQGVLGGIGLAIAGIPYATVLTVVMILACLVQLGPLVVLVPAIIWLYWSGDNTWGTVLLIWSCVVGTLDNVLRPMLIRMGADLPMILILSGVIGGLFAFGMIGLFIGPVVLAVSYRLVLVWMHEAPAPEESPEDVVEELAEIEQDIAAK; from the coding sequence ATGAAGAATATGCAAAAAGGCTGGGATTTGCCGCAAATCATCTTCTCCCTGTTATTTATCACGCTGCTGATTGTGGCCTGTATCTGGGTGGTTCAGCCTTTCGTGCTGGGCTTTGCCTGGGCCAGTATGGTGGTTATCGCCACCTGGCCGCTGATGATTAAAATCCAGGGATTACTGTGGGGACGCCGTTCGCTGGCCGTTATTGCCATGACGCTGATCCTGCTCCTGCTCTTTATTTTCCCCGTCGCACTTCTGGTCAACAGCCTGATTGAAAACAGCGGTCCCGTGGTGGCATGGGCATCGGCCCGACATCTTGATTTACCGGATATGCACTGGCTGAAAAGCATTCCGCTGGCGGGTAAAAAAATCTACTCGGCCTGGTTTAATCTCGTCCAGGGCGGCGGCAGTGCCATGATGGCTAAAGTACAGCCCTATATCGGCCGCACAAGCGGTTTCCTTTTTGCCCAGGCCGGACATTTTGGCCGGTTCATGATGCATCTGGGCCTGATGCTGTTATTCAGCGTGCTGTTGTACTGGCGGGGTGAGCAGGTGGGTCACGGTATCCGTCATTTTGCTTTCCGCCTGGCTTCACGCCGTGGCGATGCTGCCGTTTTGCTGGCAGGACAGGCCATTCGCGCGGTGGCACTGGGCGTGGTCGTTACCGCGCTGGTGCAGGGGGTGCTGGGGGGTATTGGGCTGGCCATTGCGGGTATTCCTTATGCTACGGTGCTGACGGTGGTGATGATCCTGGCCTGTCTGGTGCAGCTGGGTCCACTGGTGGTGCTGGTGCCCGCCATCATCTGGCTCTACTGGAGTGGCGATAATACCTGGGGCACCGTGTTGCTGATCTGGAGTTGCGTGGTGGGCACGCTGGATAACGTGCTGCGGCCTATGTTAATCCGGATGGGCGCTGACCTGCCGATGATCCTCATCCTTTCAGGCGTTATTGGCGGCCTGTTCGCATTTGGCATGATTGGCCTGTTTATCGGTCCCGTCGTGCTGGCAGTCTCCTACCGTCTGGTGTTGGTGTGGATGCATGAAGCCCCGGCCCCGGAAGAATCGCCCGAAGACGTGGTGGAAGAGCTGGCAGAGATTGAACAGGATATAGCCGCAAAATAA
- a CDS encoding FAD-binding and (Fe-S)-binding domain-containing protein — protein sequence MIPQISQAPGLVQLVLNFLQALEQQGFTGDTATSYADRLTMSTDNSIYQLLPDAVLFPRSTADVALIARLAGEERFSSLVFTPRGGGTGTNGQSLNQGIVVDMSRHMNRILEINVEQGWVKVEAGVIKDQLNAYLKPFGYFFSPELSTSNRATLGGMINTDASGQGSLVYGKTSDHVTGLRAVLLGGDILDTRRLPVSLAEELAQEQSQEGIIYRTVLERCRDRHQQIIDKFPKLNRFLTGYDLRHVVSDDLKHVDLTPLLCGAEGTLAFITEARLNITPIPKVRRLVNIKYDSFDSALRSAPFMVEAKALSVETVDSKVLNLAREDIVWHSVSELITDVPNQEMLGLNIVEFAGDDKELIDQQLGSLCQRLDGLIAARESGVIGYQLCDDPGGIERIYAMRKKAVGLLGNAKGRAKPIPFVEDTCVPPQHLADYIVEFRALLDGHNLSYGMFGHVDAGVLHVRPALDMCDPQQEMLMKQISDEVVALTARYGGLLWGEHGKGFRAEYSPEFFGEALFNDLRRIKAAFDPANRLNPGKICAPFGVDDPMMKVDAVKRGTFDRQIPVNVRTDWRGAMECNGNGLCFNFDVRSPMCPSMKITGNRIHSPKGRATLTREWLRLLAEQGVDPLELEKRLPESKVSLRGMIERTRNSWYARRGEYDFSHEVKEAMSGCLACKACSTQCPIKIDVPGFRSRFLQLYHTRYLRPASDYLVGSVESYAPLMAKAPKFFNFFLRQPLMREMSKRHVGMVDLPLLSSPNLKKQLSGQPALTTTLEQLESMSPTERERYVLVVQDPFTSYYEAQLVADFVSLIEKLGFRPVVLPFSPNGKAQHVKGFLQSFARTAKKTADFLNRVAKLELPLVGVDPALVLCYREEYKEILAERRGNFHVQLVHEWLQQALPEQEKPPVSGDAWYLFGHCTEVTALPASVKQWEGIFARFGAKLENVSVGCCGMAGTYGHESKNLANSLGIYELSWHQALQRLPRQRCLATGYSCRSQVKRVEGNGMRHPLQALLELL from the coding sequence ATGATCCCACAGATTTCTCAGGCGCCGGGCCTCGTTCAACTGGTGCTGAATTTTTTGCAGGCGTTAGAGCAGCAGGGCTTCACCGGCGATACCGCTACCAGCTATGCCGATCGTCTTACGATGTCCACCGACAACAGTATCTATCAGCTACTTCCTGATGCCGTTCTCTTTCCCCGTTCCACTGCCGACGTTGCACTGATTGCCCGGCTGGCGGGAGAAGAGCGTTTCAGTAGCCTGGTCTTTACTCCCAGAGGCGGCGGCACCGGCACTAACGGTCAGTCGCTTAATCAGGGGATTGTGGTGGACATGTCGCGCCATATGAACCGCATCCTGGAGATCAACGTTGAACAGGGCTGGGTCAAGGTAGAGGCGGGGGTGATCAAAGATCAGCTCAATGCTTATCTGAAACCCTTCGGCTACTTTTTCTCACCGGAACTTTCAACCAGCAACCGTGCCACCCTGGGCGGCATGATTAATACCGATGCCTCCGGACAGGGGTCTCTGGTCTACGGAAAAACCTCCGATCATGTCACCGGCCTGCGTGCCGTGCTGTTGGGTGGGGATATTCTGGATACACGACGCCTTCCGGTCTCGCTGGCTGAAGAACTGGCTCAGGAGCAGAGCCAGGAAGGCATTATTTATCGCACAGTGCTGGAGCGCTGCCGCGATCGTCATCAGCAAATTATCGATAAATTCCCGAAACTGAACCGTTTTCTTACCGGTTACGATCTGCGGCACGTGGTCAGTGACGATCTTAAACACGTCGATCTGACGCCTCTCCTCTGTGGGGCAGAGGGCACGCTGGCCTTTATCACCGAAGCCCGCCTGAACATCACCCCTATCCCCAAAGTTCGTCGGCTGGTAAACATCAAATATGACTCCTTTGATTCCGCTCTGCGAAGCGCCCCCTTTATGGTGGAAGCGAAAGCGCTGTCGGTAGAAACCGTCGACTCCAAAGTCCTTAATCTGGCCCGCGAAGACATCGTCTGGCATTCGGTCAGTGAGCTGATCACCGATGTGCCCAATCAGGAGATGCTGGGGCTGAACATCGTTGAATTTGCCGGGGATGACAAAGAGCTGATCGATCAGCAACTGGGATCCTTGTGTCAGCGTCTGGATGGATTGATTGCCGCCAGGGAGTCTGGCGTGATTGGTTACCAGCTTTGTGACGATCCGGGCGGCATTGAGCGTATTTATGCGATGCGTAAAAAAGCTGTGGGCCTGCTGGGTAATGCTAAAGGTCGTGCCAAACCGATCCCCTTTGTTGAAGATACTTGTGTGCCCCCTCAGCACCTTGCCGATTATATTGTCGAGTTCCGCGCGCTGCTGGATGGCCATAATCTGAGCTACGGCATGTTCGGTCATGTTGATGCGGGCGTGCTGCATGTGCGGCCTGCGCTGGATATGTGCGATCCTCAGCAGGAGATGCTGATGAAGCAGATCTCCGACGAAGTGGTCGCCCTGACGGCCCGTTACGGCGGTCTGCTTTGGGGAGAGCATGGCAAGGGGTTCCGGGCAGAGTACAGCCCGGAATTCTTTGGCGAGGCATTGTTTAACGACCTGCGTCGCATTAAGGCCGCCTTTGACCCGGCCAACAGGCTGAACCCGGGTAAAATTTGCGCGCCGTTTGGCGTAGACGATCCGATGATGAAAGTGGATGCGGTTAAGCGGGGCACCTTTGACCGCCAGATCCCGGTCAATGTCCGTACCGACTGGCGGGGTGCCATGGAGTGTAACGGTAACGGGCTTTGCTTTAACTTTGATGTCCGCAGCCCGATGTGCCCGTCGATGAAGATAACCGGTAACCGTATCCATTCGCCAAAGGGCCGCGCAACACTGACCCGTGAATGGTTACGCCTGCTGGCGGAGCAGGGCGTTGATCCGCTTGAGCTGGAAAAACGTCTGCCTGAGAGCAAAGTCTCGCTGCGGGGCATGATTGAGCGTACCCGTAACAGCTGGTATGCCCGGCGCGGTGAGTATGACTTCTCACACGAAGTGAAAGAGGCGATGTCGGGCTGTCTGGCCTGCAAGGCCTGTTCCACTCAGTGCCCAATCAAAATCGACGTGCCGGGATTCCGCTCCCGCTTCCTTCAGCTTTATCACACCCGCTACCTGCGTCCGGCCAGTGATTATCTGGTAGGCAGTGTGGAAAGTTACGCGCCGCTGATGGCTAAAGCACCCAAATTCTTCAATTTCTTCCTGCGTCAGCCATTGATGAGGGAGATGAGTAAACGGCATGTTGGAATGGTAGATTTGCCGCTGCTTTCCTCGCCTAATCTTAAAAAGCAGCTCTCCGGACAGCCAGCGCTGACCACGACGCTGGAGCAGCTTGAAAGCATGAGCCCGACAGAGCGTGAACGCTATGTGCTGGTGGTACAGGATCCCTTTACCAGCTATTACGAAGCGCAGCTGGTGGCAGATTTTGTCTCGCTGATTGAAAAGCTGGGCTTCAGGCCTGTGGTCCTGCCGTTCTCCCCCAACGGCAAAGCGCAGCATGTGAAAGGCTTCCTGCAAAGCTTTGCACGTACGGCTAAGAAAACAGCAGATTTCCTGAACCGGGTAGCAAAACTGGAACTGCCCCTGGTAGGGGTGGATCCGGCCCTGGTACTCTGCTATCGCGAAGAATATAAAGAAATTCTGGCTGAGCGGCGGGGTAACTTCCATGTGCAGCTGGTGCATGAATGGCTGCAGCAGGCGCTGCCGGAACAGGAAAAACCGCCGGTCAGCGGCGATGCGTGGTATCTGTTTGGCCATTGCACTGAGGTGACTGCGCTGCCTGCGTCGGTGAAACAGTGGGAAGGCATATTTGCCCGATTCGGTGCAAAACTTGAGAATGTCAGCGTCGGGTGCTGCGGTATGGCCGGTACCTACGGTCACGAAAGTAAAAATCTGGCGAATTCGCTGGGGATTTATGAACTGTCGTGGCACCAGGCGTTGCAAAGGTTGCCTCGTCAACGCTGCCTCGCCACCGGCTATTCCTGCCGTAGTCAGGTAAAACGCGTGGAGGGGAACGGGATGCGTCATCCTCTTCAGGCTTTGCTGGAGCTTTTATAA
- a CDS encoding hotdog fold thioesterase, translating into MAIWKRQVTLEQINQQSQGTLVSHLGIVFTALDDDSLTATLPVDPRTRQPFGLLHGGASVVLAETLGSMAGYLCTEGEENIVGVDINASHLRAVREGEVKGVCRPLHLGRRQQVWQIEVFDPQQRLCCTSRLTTAVMSASAK; encoded by the coding sequence ATGGCTATCTGGAAACGTCAGGTCACCCTGGAGCAGATTAATCAACAGAGCCAGGGGACGCTTGTCTCACACCTGGGCATTGTTTTCACCGCTCTGGATGACGATAGCTTAACGGCAACGCTGCCGGTTGATCCCCGCACACGCCAGCCTTTTGGCCTGCTGCATGGCGGAGCTTCTGTAGTGCTGGCTGAAACGCTGGGGTCAATGGCGGGCTATCTCTGTACCGAAGGCGAAGAGAACATCGTGGGAGTGGATATCAATGCCAGCCACCTGCGTGCAGTGCGGGAAGGGGAGGTGAAGGGGGTATGCCGGCCCCTTCACCTGGGCCGGCGTCAACAGGTCTGGCAGATTGAGGTTTTTGACCCGCAACAACGCCTGTGCTGCACCTCCCGTTTGACCACGGCGGTGATGTCAGCCAGTGCAAAATAG
- the sufA gene encoding Fe-S cluster assembly scaffold SufA: MPSATTASFSPDDYVWKGLTLTDSAAKQIIALAANDPHVKGLKLGVKTSGCAGFGYTMDLIKEPADDDLVFSHQGAHLFVPLQAMPFIDGTEVDFVREGLNQIFKFNNPKAQHACGCGESFGVE; the protein is encoded by the coding sequence ATGCCATCAGCAACTACAGCTTCTTTTTCTCCCGACGACTATGTCTGGAAAGGACTGACGCTTACAGACAGCGCCGCAAAACAGATCATTGCGCTGGCCGCTAATGACCCTCATGTGAAGGGGCTTAAGCTGGGCGTGAAGACGTCTGGCTGCGCCGGTTTTGGCTACACCATGGATTTGATCAAAGAGCCTGCCGACGATGATTTGGTCTTTTCACATCAGGGCGCGCATCTCTTTGTCCCCCTGCAGGCGATGCCCTTTATCGACGGTACCGAAGTAGATTTCGTTCGTGAAGGTCTGAACCAGATTTTCAAATTTAATAATCCTAAAGCTCAACACGCCTGTGGCTGTGGTGAGAGCTTTGGCGTTGAGTAA
- the sufB gene encoding Fe-S cluster assembly protein SufB translates to MSRNTDTSDDVQVWEGNHLKYKEGFFTQLQTEEFEHGLSEDVVRAISAKRNEPEWMLEFRLKAYAAWLEMEEPHWLKANYKSLNYQDYSYYSAPSCGNCDDSCASEPGAQQTSGATPANYLTEEVENAFKQLGVPVREGQEVAVDAIFDSVSVSTTYRGKLAEQGIIFCSFGEAIHEHPELVKQYLGTVVPANDNFFAALNSAVASDGTFVYIPKGVRCPMELSTYFRINAAKTGQFERTILIADEGSYVSYIEGCSAPVRDTYQLHAAVVEVIIHKDAEVKYSTVQNWFSGGESEGGILNFVTKRALCEGENSKMSWTQSETGSAITWKYPSVILRGDNSVGEFFSVALTSGHQQADTGTKMIHIGKNTKSTIISKGISAGKSQNTYRGLVKIMPTATNARNFTQCDSMLIGADCGAHTFPYVEVRNNSAQLEHEATTSRIGEDQMFYCLQRGISEDDAISMIVNGFCKDVFSELPLEFAVEAQKLLAISLEHSVG, encoded by the coding sequence ATGTCCCGAAACACTGATACATCGGATGATGTGCAGGTCTGGGAAGGTAACCATCTGAAGTACAAAGAAGGTTTCTTCACCCAACTGCAAACCGAAGAGTTTGAACACGGCCTCAGCGAAGACGTTGTGCGCGCCATTTCTGCCAAGCGTAACGAGCCTGAGTGGATGCTTGAATTCCGCCTTAAGGCATATGCTGCCTGGCTGGAAATGGAAGAGCCACACTGGCTGAAAGCGAACTATAAGTCCCTGAACTATCAGGATTACAGTTACTATTCAGCCCCTTCCTGCGGCAACTGCGACGACAGCTGCGCTTCTGAACCCGGTGCTCAGCAGACTTCGGGGGCAACGCCTGCCAACTATCTGACTGAAGAAGTGGAGAACGCCTTTAAACAGCTGGGCGTCCCTGTTCGTGAAGGTCAGGAAGTGGCTGTGGATGCCATCTTTGACTCGGTATCTGTTTCCACCACCTATCGTGGCAAGCTGGCAGAGCAGGGGATTATTTTCTGTTCCTTTGGCGAAGCCATTCACGAGCACCCGGAACTGGTAAAACAGTACCTGGGAACAGTGGTGCCGGCCAATGACAACTTCTTTGCCGCGCTTAACTCGGCCGTGGCTTCCGATGGCACGTTCGTCTACATCCCGAAAGGCGTTCGCTGCCCGATGGAGCTGTCGACCTATTTCCGCATCAACGCGGCGAAAACGGGCCAGTTCGAACGCACCATCCTGATTGCCGATGAAGGCAGCTACGTCAGCTACATCGAAGGTTGTTCAGCCCCCGTGCGTGACACCTATCAGCTGCATGCGGCGGTAGTGGAAGTCATTATTCATAAAGATGCTGAAGTGAAGTACTCCACCGTGCAGAACTGGTTCTCCGGCGGCGAATCTGAAGGCGGCATCCTGAACTTCGTTACCAAGCGTGCGCTTTGTGAAGGCGAAAACAGCAAGATGTCCTGGACCCAGTCCGAGACCGGTTCAGCCATCACCTGGAAATACCCAAGCGTTATCCTGCGTGGTGATAATTCTGTCGGTGAATTCTTCTCTGTGGCGCTGACCAGCGGCCATCAGCAGGCCGATACCGGCACCAAGATGATTCACATTGGTAAAAATACCAAGTCGACGATCATCTCTAAAGGCATCTCGGCAGGCAAAAGTCAGAACACCTACCGTGGCCTGGTGAAAATTATGCCTACGGCAACCAATGCCCGTAACTTCACCCAGTGTGACTCAATGCTGATTGGCGCCGACTGTGGTGCGCACACCTTCCCGTATGTGGAAGTGCGTAACAACAGTGCACAGCTGGAGCATGAGGCGACGACCTCAAGAATTGGTGAAGATCAGATGTTTTACTGCCTGCAGCGCGGGATCAGCGAAGATGATGCTATCTCCATGATCGTCAATGGTTTCTGTAAAGACGTCTTCTCCGAACTGCCGCTGGAATTTGCGGTGGAAGCGCAAAAACTGCTGGCGATAAGCCTTGAACACAGCGTGGGCTAA
- the sufC gene encoding Fe-S cluster assembly ATPase SufC gives MLSIKDLKVSIEDKEILRGLDLEVKPGEVHAIMGPNGSGKSTLSATLAGREEYEITGGTVNFKGKDLLELSPEDRAGEGIFMAFQYPVEIPGVSNQFFLQTAVNSVRKYREQEALDRFDFQDFIEDKIQLLKMPEDLLTRSVNVGFSGGEKKRNDILQMAALEPELCILDETDSGLDIDALKTVANGVNTLRDGKRAFIIVTHYQRILDYIKPDFVHVLYQGKIVKSGDFSLVKQLEEQGYGWLTDQE, from the coding sequence ATGTTAAGTATTAAAGATCTAAAGGTTAGCATTGAAGATAAAGAGATCCTGCGCGGACTGGACCTCGAGGTAAAGCCGGGTGAAGTTCACGCCATCATGGGACCAAACGGTTCAGGGAAAAGTACCCTGTCTGCCACTCTGGCAGGACGTGAAGAGTATGAAATCACCGGCGGAACGGTGAACTTTAAGGGCAAAGATTTGCTGGAACTCTCCCCGGAAGATCGTGCCGGTGAAGGGATTTTTATGGCGTTCCAGTATCCGGTAGAGATTCCTGGCGTCAGCAATCAGTTCTTCCTGCAGACGGCAGTGAACTCCGTGCGCAAATACCGTGAGCAGGAAGCGCTGGATCGTTTTGATTTCCAGGACTTCATTGAAGACAAAATTCAGCTGCTGAAAATGCCTGAAGATTTGCTGACCCGCTCAGTGAACGTAGGCTTCTCAGGCGGCGAGAAAAAGCGTAATGACATCCTGCAGATGGCCGCGTTGGAACCTGAACTGTGCATTCTTGATGAAACGGACTCCGGGCTGGATATCGATGCCCTGAAAACCGTGGCTAACGGCGTTAACACGCTGCGTGATGGCAAACGTGCCTTCATTATCGTTACTCACTACCAGCGTATTCTGGATTACATCAAACCAGACTTCGTGCACGTACTGTATCAGGGCAAAATCGTTAAATCCGGTGATTTCTCGCTGGTGAAACAACTGGAGGAGCAAGGCTATGGCTGGCTTACCGACCAGGAATAG
- the sufD gene encoding Fe-S cluster assembly protein SufD: protein MAGLPTRNSDHALQQWHHLFEIQGDRSLQAQQHWQQVLHLGLPGRKQENWKYTPLEGLLDNQFTAPAAPVLNAGQVKALALDIDAVKMVFVDGRFSAELSDKVFDLFDIQISQAGDRREMNAPVQPEVFLHLTESLAEEVTTIRLARGKSAARALYMLHISSSAPAGMNTTHYRHHLQLDDGAEATVIEHYVSLNDASHFTGARFTATVGNNARLKHYKLAFEHNSSYHFSHNDLVIERDANVQSHSFLLGAGLTRHNTSVQLNGEGTELGINSLMLPVEKEVCDSRTYLEHNKGHCQSRQLHKTIVRDKARAVFNGMITVAKHALKTDGQMTNNNLLLGRLAEVDTKPQLEIYADDVKCSHGATIGRIDDEQMFYLRARGIGEESAQRMIIYAFAAELTEAITDEVLKEAVMQRIAQRFPGGIK from the coding sequence ATGGCTGGCTTACCGACCAGGAATAGTGATCATGCCCTGCAGCAGTGGCATCACTTGTTTGAAATTCAGGGCGACCGTTCCCTGCAGGCGCAGCAGCACTGGCAACAGGTGCTGCATTTAGGCTTGCCAGGACGTAAGCAGGAAAACTGGAAATACACGCCGCTGGAAGGGCTGCTGGATAATCAGTTTACTGCTCCGGCTGCACCTGTGCTGAATGCCGGGCAGGTTAAGGCGCTGGCGCTGGACATTGACGCGGTCAAAATGGTCTTCGTTGATGGCCGCTTCAGTGCTGAGCTCAGCGACAAGGTTTTTGATCTGTTTGATATCCAGATTTCTCAGGCTGGAGATCGTCGTGAAATGAACGCACCGGTTCAGCCGGAAGTGTTCCTGCATCTTACCGAAAGCCTGGCAGAAGAGGTCACCACCATTCGCCTTGCCCGGGGTAAGTCGGCTGCCCGTGCCTTGTATATGCTGCATATCAGCAGCAGCGCACCGGCCGGGATGAACACCACGCATTACCGTCATCATCTGCAACTGGATGATGGCGCGGAAGCGACGGTTATTGAGCACTACGTCAGCCTGAATGACGCCAGCCATTTCACCGGCGCGCGCTTTACGGCAACCGTGGGTAACAATGCCCGCCTGAAGCATTACAAGCTGGCTTTTGAGCACAACAGCAGTTACCACTTCTCGCATAACGATCTGGTTATTGAGCGTGACGCCAATGTCCAGAGCCACAGCTTCCTGCTGGGTGCGGGTCTGACCCGCCATAACACCAGCGTGCAGCTGAATGGTGAAGGTACGGAGTTGGGTATTAACAGCCTGATGCTGCCCGTAGAGAAAGAAGTCTGCGACAGCCGTACTTATCTTGAGCACAATAAAGGTCACTGCCAGAGCCGCCAGCTGCATAAAACCATCGTGCGTGATAAAGCCCGTGCGGTGTTTAATGGCATGATTACCGTTGCTAAGCATGCACTGAAAACCGACGGACAGATGACCAACAACAACCTGTTGCTGGGCCGCCTGGCCGAAGTGGATACCAAGCCACAGCTGGAAATCTACGCGGATGACGTGAAGTGCAGCCACGGCGCGACCATTGGCCGCATTGATGATGAGCAGATGTTTTATCTTCGCGCCCGTGGGATTGGCGAAGAGTCTGCACAGCGCATGATTATTTACGCCTTTGCTGCAGAACTCACTGAAGCGATTACGGATGAAGTGCTGAAAGAAGCGGTGATGCAGCGGATTGCCCAGCGTTTCCCCGGAGGCATTAAATGA